The following coding sequences are from one Odontesthes bonariensis isolate fOdoBon6 chromosome 10, fOdoBon6.hap1, whole genome shotgun sequence window:
- the LOC142389830 gene encoding specifically androgen-regulated gene protein isoform X2 produces the protein MEHLSAEERACLVYLEETIEALEVQEDSGLSNDEPDAWSKAEKEMDQMRINDIETSESGTHVLSTPLAPIAADSASTTFEIKTEHYAVNQRSEPQSKPGSATNSEAVERVDLVAQPNPPVTESATGGIIHSSVNPTEALGLTLDGDCHPKSVTSTGTRPGLSAEVDPGIIPPPSDFMDEPDTPSLPEKVNDVPPPEGISTMPGATVDLEPLHPGVPAKKTSVSPSVNEESPAKPPPVCTSSFQLSSPLEVPEPKSPPAVAPKPKKLPANIILKSHKTTASFDGNSGHSVPTSSDRVLLDPQRVRMEALRKLGLLKSNEEDASPCLSPKIPTKTRMSRAASSPPVSPAAPHTPPTTPSSTHVNSPPSAFQSVSPAAALPSATSKAPPIQGPDCLLAPAAFRDPIRPLSSNDELPAVKDVTKVTARSPPLTPPALVKQLTPPKVLGIKSATLERSGLGLNRYITHQNSVEAGQGIGSEQSPRQLRSNRPRPASLGSGKDFSQAKGEDLKAGHATNKQPHSQMFTLAQTGLQHSKESAKLPRTQGISVLICPRAENEEDRREALKKLGLIRD, from the exons ATGGAGCACCTATCTGCAGAGGAGAGGGCATGTCTCGTGTATCTGGAGGAAACTATTGAGGCTCTGGAGGTGCAGGAGGACAGCGGCCTATCAAATGACGAACCAGATGCTTGGTCAAAGGCAGAAAAAGAAATGGATCAGATGAGAATAAATG atATTGAGACATCTGAGTCTGGAACTCATGTTCTATCCACGCCACTCGCTCCTATCGCCGCAGATTCCGCATCTACAACATTTGAAATCAAAACTGAGCACTATGCTGTGAATCAAAGATCCGAACCACAATCCAAACCTGGTTCAGCAACTAATTCAGAAGCTGTTGAAAGAGTGGACCTGGTGGCTCAACCCAACCCTCCTGTCACTGAATCTGCTACTGGTGGCATAATTCACTCATCAGTGAACCCAACTGAGGCGCTGGGTTTAACCCTAGATGGAGATTGTCATCCTAAAAGTGTCACCAGTACAGGGACCCGCCCAGGATTGTCCGCAGAGGTTGATCCGGGTATAATCCCTCCTCCGTCAGACTTTATGGATGAACCAGACACTCCTTCCCTACCAGAGAAGGTAAACGATGTCCCTCCACCTGAAGGAATCTCCACTATGCCAGGAGCAACAGTTGACTTGGAGCCGCTACATCCAGGAGTTCCTGCAAAAAAAACTTCTGTGAGCCCCTCTGTTAATGAGGAATCTCCAGCCAAACCTCCACCAGTCTGTACCTCCAGTTTCCAACTGAGTTCTCCTCTTGAGGTACCTGAACCTAAAAGTCCACCTGCTGTGGCCCCAAAGCCCAAGAAACTCCCTGCCAACATTATTCTGAAgtcacacaaaacaacagctagctttgatggaaactctgggCATTCAGTTCCCACCAGCAGCGACAGGGTGTTGTTAGACCCTCAGAGGGTCAGAATGGAGGCCCTTCGAAAGCTCGGTCTGCTTAAAAGCAATGAAGAAGATGCAAGCCCTTGCCTGAGCCCTAAAATTCCAACCAAAACTAGAATGTCACGGGCTGCTTCCTCTCCTCCAGTCAGCCCAGCAGCTCCTCATACACCACCAACAACACCATCTTCCACCCATGTCAACAGTCCACCTTCTGCCTTCCAATCTGTGTCGCCTGCTGCTGCATTGCCATCAGCTACGTCTAAAGCTCCTCCCATTCAGGGTCCTGATTGTCTCCTCGCACCTGCAGCTTTCAGAGACCCTATCAGACCTCtctcttcaaatgacgaactgCCTGCAGTCAAAGATGTCACAAAGGTCACTGCTCGCTCCCCTCCTCTTACACCCCCTGCACTGGTCAAGCAGCTAACCCCACCAAAGGTCCTTGGTATTAAGTCAGCCACCCTGGAACGCTCTGGTTTGGGTCTAAACAGATATATAACTCATCAAAACTCTGTTGAGGCCGGTCAGGGCATCGGCAGTGAGCAGAGCCCCAGGCAGCTGCGCAGCAATCGGCCCCGTCCTGCCTCTCTGGGGAGTGGGAAAGACTTTTCACAAGCCAAGGGAGAGGATTTGAAGGCAGGCCATGCCACCAACAAACAGCCACACTCTCAGATGTTCACGCTGGCTCAAACTGGCCTTCAGCACTCCAAAGAGTCTGCCAAACTGCCCCGAACACAAGGCATTAGCGTGTTGATCTGCCCTCGTGCAGAGAATGAAGAGGACCGTCGTGAGGCTCTGAAGAAGCTGGGACTGATCAGAGACTGA
- the LOC142389830 gene encoding specifically androgen-regulated gene protein isoform X1, protein MSKSGTWPGAVAVESLSNMDSAESCDSVISMNSGYSDDSMEHLSAEERACLVYLEETIEALEVQEDSGLSNDEPDAWSKAEKEMDQMRINDIETSESGTHVLSTPLAPIAADSASTTFEIKTEHYAVNQRSEPQSKPGSATNSEAVERVDLVAQPNPPVTESATGGIIHSSVNPTEALGLTLDGDCHPKSVTSTGTRPGLSAEVDPGIIPPPSDFMDEPDTPSLPEKVNDVPPPEGISTMPGATVDLEPLHPGVPAKKTSVSPSVNEESPAKPPPVCTSSFQLSSPLEVPEPKSPPAVAPKPKKLPANIILKSHKTTASFDGNSGHSVPTSSDRVLLDPQRVRMEALRKLGLLKSNEEDASPCLSPKIPTKTRMSRAASSPPVSPAAPHTPPTTPSSTHVNSPPSAFQSVSPAAALPSATSKAPPIQGPDCLLAPAAFRDPIRPLSSNDELPAVKDVTKVTARSPPLTPPALVKQLTPPKVLGIKSATLERSGLGLNRYITHQNSVEAGQGIGSEQSPRQLRSNRPRPASLGSGKDFSQAKGEDLKAGHATNKQPHSQMFTLAQTGLQHSKESAKLPRTQGISVLICPRAENEEDRREALKKLGLIRD, encoded by the exons ATGTCGAAGAGTGGCACGTGGCCAGGCGCCGTTGCCGTGGAATCCTTGAGCAATATGGACAGCGCAGAGAGCTGCGACAGCGTAATCAGCATGAACTCTGGCTAT AGTGACGACAGTATGGAGCACCTATCTGCAGAGGAGAGGGCATGTCTCGTGTATCTGGAGGAAACTATTGAGGCTCTGGAGGTGCAGGAGGACAGCGGCCTATCAAATGACGAACCAGATGCTTGGTCAAAGGCAGAAAAAGAAATGGATCAGATGAGAATAAATG atATTGAGACATCTGAGTCTGGAACTCATGTTCTATCCACGCCACTCGCTCCTATCGCCGCAGATTCCGCATCTACAACATTTGAAATCAAAACTGAGCACTATGCTGTGAATCAAAGATCCGAACCACAATCCAAACCTGGTTCAGCAACTAATTCAGAAGCTGTTGAAAGAGTGGACCTGGTGGCTCAACCCAACCCTCCTGTCACTGAATCTGCTACTGGTGGCATAATTCACTCATCAGTGAACCCAACTGAGGCGCTGGGTTTAACCCTAGATGGAGATTGTCATCCTAAAAGTGTCACCAGTACAGGGACCCGCCCAGGATTGTCCGCAGAGGTTGATCCGGGTATAATCCCTCCTCCGTCAGACTTTATGGATGAACCAGACACTCCTTCCCTACCAGAGAAGGTAAACGATGTCCCTCCACCTGAAGGAATCTCCACTATGCCAGGAGCAACAGTTGACTTGGAGCCGCTACATCCAGGAGTTCCTGCAAAAAAAACTTCTGTGAGCCCCTCTGTTAATGAGGAATCTCCAGCCAAACCTCCACCAGTCTGTACCTCCAGTTTCCAACTGAGTTCTCCTCTTGAGGTACCTGAACCTAAAAGTCCACCTGCTGTGGCCCCAAAGCCCAAGAAACTCCCTGCCAACATTATTCTGAAgtcacacaaaacaacagctagctttgatggaaactctgggCATTCAGTTCCCACCAGCAGCGACAGGGTGTTGTTAGACCCTCAGAGGGTCAGAATGGAGGCCCTTCGAAAGCTCGGTCTGCTTAAAAGCAATGAAGAAGATGCAAGCCCTTGCCTGAGCCCTAAAATTCCAACCAAAACTAGAATGTCACGGGCTGCTTCCTCTCCTCCAGTCAGCCCAGCAGCTCCTCATACACCACCAACAACACCATCTTCCACCCATGTCAACAGTCCACCTTCTGCCTTCCAATCTGTGTCGCCTGCTGCTGCATTGCCATCAGCTACGTCTAAAGCTCCTCCCATTCAGGGTCCTGATTGTCTCCTCGCACCTGCAGCTTTCAGAGACCCTATCAGACCTCtctcttcaaatgacgaactgCCTGCAGTCAAAGATGTCACAAAGGTCACTGCTCGCTCCCCTCCTCTTACACCCCCTGCACTGGTCAAGCAGCTAACCCCACCAAAGGTCCTTGGTATTAAGTCAGCCACCCTGGAACGCTCTGGTTTGGGTCTAAACAGATATATAACTCATCAAAACTCTGTTGAGGCCGGTCAGGGCATCGGCAGTGAGCAGAGCCCCAGGCAGCTGCGCAGCAATCGGCCCCGTCCTGCCTCTCTGGGGAGTGGGAAAGACTTTTCACAAGCCAAGGGAGAGGATTTGAAGGCAGGCCATGCCACCAACAAACAGCCACACTCTCAGATGTTCACGCTGGCTCAAACTGGCCTTCAGCACTCCAAAGAGTCTGCCAAACTGCCCCGAACACAAGGCATTAGCGTGTTGATCTGCCCTCGTGCAGAGAATGAAGAGGACCGTCGTGAGGCTCTGAAGAAGCTGGGACTGATCAGAGACTGA